The proteins below are encoded in one region of Fibrobacter sp. UWR2:
- a CDS encoding M67 family metallopeptidase produces the protein MISISKDNYEKILAHAEKNLPEEACGLIAGRIEGSDKHIEKVYLLTNIDHSNEHFSLDPKEQLAAIKDMRANGLSPLGNWHSHPESPSRPSEEDKRLAYDSRASYLILSLQDREHPVLNSFHIEGDIATNEGLVIG, from the coding sequence ATGATTTCCATTTCAAAAGACAACTACGAAAAAATCCTCGCGCATGCCGAAAAGAACCTGCCCGAAGAGGCCTGCGGGCTGATTGCGGGGCGCATCGAAGGTAGCGACAAGCATATCGAGAAGGTCTACCTGCTCACGAATATTGACCATTCGAACGAGCATTTTTCGCTGGACCCCAAGGAACAGCTTGCCGCCATCAAGGACATGCGTGCAAATGGCCTCTCGCCGCTGGGCAATTGGCATTCCCATCCGGAATCCCCTTCGCGCCCGTCGGAAGAAGACAAACGCCTTGCCTACGATAGCAGGGCGAGCTATTTGATCCTTTCTTTACAGGACCGCGAACATCCGGTACTGAATTCTTTCCACATTGAAGGTGATATTGCCACGAACGAAGGTCTCGTAATCGGCTAA
- a CDS encoding molybdopterin-synthase adenylyltransferase MoeB has translation MAFTNEQLERYSRHIILKEVGAKGQKKLLNAKVLVIGAGGLGAPVAMYLAAAGVGTIGIADADVVDLSNLQRQIIHATQDVGKPKVQSAKETMEAMNPDVKVITYHTFVTSENILDLIKDYDFIIDGTDNFPAKFLINDACVMAKKPFSHAGIIRFQGQLMTYIPGQGPCYRCVFKEPPPKDAVPTCKQAGVIGAMGGVIGSLQAMEAVKYILGVGNLLTGYLLTYNALTMEFRKVKLPTHTEDCAVCGTHPTITQLIDYEQAVCDLKH, from the coding sequence ATGGCTTTTACTAACGAACAGCTGGAGCGCTACTCCCGCCACATCATCTTGAAAGAGGTGGGCGCGAAGGGCCAGAAGAAGCTCCTGAACGCAAAAGTTCTCGTGATTGGTGCTGGTGGCCTCGGTGCCCCCGTAGCCATGTACCTTGCCGCAGCCGGCGTGGGCACCATCGGCATTGCCGATGCCGACGTGGTCGACCTTTCCAATCTGCAGCGCCAGATTATCCATGCAACGCAGGATGTGGGCAAGCCCAAGGTGCAATCTGCGAAAGAGACAATGGAAGCGATGAATCCCGACGTGAAGGTGATTACGTACCACACCTTCGTGACGAGCGAAAACATCCTCGACCTCATCAAGGATTACGATTTCATCATCGACGGTACCGACAATTTCCCGGCGAAGTTCCTCATCAATGACGCCTGCGTGATGGCGAAGAAGCCCTTCTCCCATGCGGGAATCATCCGCTTCCAGGGCCAGCTCATGACGTATATTCCGGGTCAGGGCCCCTGCTACCGCTGCGTGTTCAAGGAGCCGCCTCCGAAAGATGCTGTGCCTACCTGCAAGCAGGCAGGCGTGATTGGCGCTATGGGCGGCGTTATCGGTAGCCTGCAGGCGATGGAAGCCGTCAAGTACATTCTCGGTGTGGGCAATTTGCTCACCGGTTACCTGCTTACCTACAATGCGCTTACGATGGAATTCCGCAAGGTGAAACTCCCGACGCATACCGAAGACTGCGCTGTTTGCGGCACGCACCCGACCATCACGCAGCTTATCGATTACGAACAGGCGGTTTGCGACTTGAAACATTAA
- the thiS gene encoding sulfur carrier protein ThiS, which yields MIITVAGNKKEYKDGLTVAELIEAEKIDNPLYVTVSVNEEFVEGGTFDKAVLKDGDSVEFLYFMGGGC from the coding sequence ATGATTATTACTGTTGCAGGAAACAAGAAAGAATACAAGGATGGCCTCACCGTCGCTGAACTGATTGAAGCCGAGAAGATTGACAACCCGCTTTACGTGACCGTTTCGGTAAACGAAGAATTTGTCGAAGGCGGAACGTTTGACAAAGCCGTTCTCAAGGATGGTGACAGCGTCGAGTTCCTCTATTTCATGGGAGGCGGCTGCTAA
- a CDS encoding sulfurtransferase TusA family protein — MAEIKIDDTIDITDVVCPTTFVKAKVALEELEEGQILSIRLNDGEPVQNVPRSIKEEGHEILKLDDNQDGTYTLIVKKVGD, encoded by the coding sequence ATGGCAGAAATAAAAATCGACGATACCATCGACATTACTGATGTCGTGTGCCCGACTACTTTCGTGAAGGCGAAGGTCGCCCTCGAAGAACTGGAAGAAGGTCAAATCCTTTCTATCCGCCTGAACGACGGCGAACCGGTGCAGAATGTGCCGCGTAGCATCAAGGAAGAGGGTCACGAAATCTTGAAACTTGACGACAACCAGGACGGAACCTACACGCTCATCGTGAAGAAGGTCGGAGACTAA
- a CDS encoding serine O-acetyltransferase, producing MHELIQESEVEKAVQTIFADYNRGKHIDNIDIYNRPDQAEIQTILQNLIRVVYPGHFRDRSHKIYNPKNSFAVIIEDTFYHLHKQVAIALDYCKLRGTMTSDERKIESYRICKEFFAKIPWIRECLETDLHAAFDGDPAAGCLDEIILAYPGLMATTFFRIAHELYLLHVPVLPRLMTEYAHSKTGIDIHPGASIGKYFFIDHGTGIVIGETAVIGNNVKIYQGVTLGALSTRGGQRLSGKKRHPTIQDNVTIYANASILGGDTVVGENAIIGGSAFITSSVAPNTRVSMKSLEMDYVSTDKQHKTEEITQSEEWYYII from the coding sequence ATGCACGAACTTATCCAGGAATCAGAAGTCGAAAAAGCTGTCCAGACGATTTTTGCCGATTACAATCGCGGCAAGCATATCGACAACATTGACATCTATAATCGACCCGACCAGGCCGAGATTCAGACGATTTTGCAGAACCTGATCCGTGTGGTTTATCCCGGACATTTCAGGGACCGCTCGCACAAGATTTACAACCCGAAGAATAGCTTCGCGGTCATTATTGAAGATACTTTTTACCACCTCCACAAGCAGGTGGCCATCGCGCTTGATTATTGCAAGCTCCGTGGTACCATGACTTCGGACGAGCGCAAGATTGAAAGCTACCGCATCTGCAAGGAGTTTTTCGCGAAGATTCCTTGGATTCGTGAATGTCTTGAAACCGATTTGCATGCAGCTTTTGATGGCGATCCTGCCGCTGGGTGCCTCGACGAAATTATCCTTGCGTATCCGGGCCTTATGGCGACAACGTTTTTCCGCATTGCCCATGAACTTTACCTTTTGCACGTTCCGGTTCTTCCGCGGCTCATGACTGAGTATGCGCATTCCAAGACGGGAATTGACATCCATCCGGGTGCATCCATCGGCAAGTACTTCTTTATCGATCACGGTACGGGCATTGTGATTGGTGAAACTGCGGTTATTGGCAATAACGTGAAAATTTATCAGGGCGTGACTCTCGGTGCGCTCTCGACGCGCGGGGGCCAGCGCCTCTCTGGCAAAAAGCGTCACCCGACAATTCAGGACAACGTAACCATCTATGCGAACGCATCCATTCTCGGCGGTGACACTGTTGTTGGCGAAAATGCCATTATCGGTGGCAGTGCCTTCATCACGAGTTCTGTCGCGCCCAATACCCGCGTGAGCATGAAGAGCCTCGAAATGGACTACGTTTCTACCGATAAGCAACACAAGACGGAAGAAATTACCCAGAGCGAGGAGTGGTACTACATTATATAA
- a CDS encoding cysteine desulfurase, which yields MITNNPDTRSLEELAGVPNAAELEQLANEYFPDLTDSAYAATPAAPEVQNASAAQGVSAAQGAVAISQTPAFDWEHPFATYGDQPTSSAPFAYGGNSTDTWLNSVEAPAVPEAEFVSQFGDVPAAPAPATGYSPKVLSKTQAAENARPIDAPTSLGGDSVNKAGNANSGSNSRNESIRIGSKNLAQIRSDFPILSKQINGHPLVWLDNGATTQRPQVVIDRLKYYYENENSNVHRGAHTLAAASTDAYENARNIVRDFIGAPSSQEIVFVRGTTEAINLVANAYVKPTLQPGDEIIVSILEHHANIVPWQLIAEETGAIIKVIPCDSTGQLKLHDYEALFTKRTKFVSVTHVSNVLGTVTPIEELIAIAHRHGVRILIDGAQSIAHIPVNVSALDADFFVFSGHKVFAPTGIGVVYGKKELLEAARPYHGGGNMIADVTFERTIYNGIPNKFEAGTGSIADAVGLGAALQYLSEIGMPCVFRWEHELLQYGLKELKTVKGLHLVGTALNKASALAFKLDGYSDEEVGKRLDAYGVAVRTGHHCAQPVLRHFGYESTVRPTLALYNSPDDIDALVRALKTFA from the coding sequence ATGATTACGAATAATCCAGATACCAGATCGCTGGAAGAGCTCGCCGGAGTTCCCAATGCGGCTGAACTGGAGCAGTTGGCAAATGAGTACTTTCCCGACCTGACGGACAGTGCTTATGCTGCAACTCCCGCGGCACCTGAAGTGCAGAACGCTTCGGCGGCTCAGGGAGTGAGCGCCGCCCAGGGGGCTGTTGCCATCAGCCAGACTCCCGCATTCGACTGGGAACATCCGTTTGCGACCTATGGCGACCAGCCGACTTCTTCGGCTCCGTTTGCCTACGGCGGCAATTCCACCGATACCTGGCTCAATTCCGTGGAAGCCCCTGCGGTTCCCGAAGCGGAATTTGTGTCGCAGTTCGGCGATGTCCCGGCAGCGCCTGCGCCTGCAACGGGGTATTCTCCGAAGGTCCTTTCCAAGACCCAGGCAGCAGAAAATGCTCGCCCGATCGACGCTCCGACATCTCTCGGTGGCGATTCCGTGAACAAGGCCGGCAACGCTAACAGCGGCTCCAATTCCCGCAACGAATCCATCCGCATCGGTTCCAAGAACCTTGCGCAAATCCGTAGCGACTTCCCGATTCTTTCGAAGCAGATTAACGGGCATCCTCTCGTTTGGCTCGATAACGGTGCAACGACGCAACGCCCGCAAGTAGTGATTGACCGCCTCAAGTACTACTACGAAAACGAGAACTCCAACGTGCACCGTGGCGCACACACGCTCGCGGCTGCATCGACGGATGCCTATGAAAACGCACGCAACATCGTGCGTGACTTTATTGGGGCCCCGTCTTCGCAGGAAATCGTGTTCGTGCGCGGTACGACTGAAGCAATCAATCTGGTGGCTAACGCTTACGTGAAGCCGACGCTCCAGCCGGGCGACGAAATCATCGTCTCCATCCTGGAACACCACGCGAACATCGTGCCGTGGCAGCTCATTGCCGAAGAAACAGGCGCGATTATCAAGGTGATTCCCTGCGATTCTACCGGCCAGCTCAAGCTCCACGATTACGAGGCATTGTTCACCAAGCGCACCAAGTTCGTTTCCGTGACGCATGTCTCAAACGTGCTCGGTACGGTCACCCCGATCGAGGAACTCATCGCCATCGCCCACAGGCACGGCGTGAGAATCCTCATTGATGGTGCTCAGTCCATCGCGCACATTCCGGTGAATGTTTCCGCCCTCGACGCAGACTTCTTCGTGTTCTCCGGGCACAAGGTGTTTGCTCCGACCGGTATCGGCGTCGTTTACGGCAAAAAAGAATTGCTCGAAGCCGCACGCCCGTACCACGGTGGTGGCAACATGATTGCCGATGTGACTTTCGAACGCACGATTTACAACGGAATTCCGAACAAGTTTGAAGCGGGAACCGGAAGCATCGCTGACGCTGTTGGCCTCGGTGCTGCCCTCCAGTACCTCTCCGAAATCGGGATGCCCTGCGTATTCCGCTGGGAACATGAACTGTTACAGTATGGCCTCAAGGAACTGAAGACTGTCAAGGGTCTCCACCTTGTGGGAACCGCACTCAACAAGGCTTCTGCTCTGGCCTTCAAGCTCGACGGTTATTCCGACGAAGAAGTGGGCAAGAGGCTCGACGCCTACGGTGTTGCCGTGCGTACAGGTCACCACTGCGCACAGCCGGTGCTCAGGCATTTCGGTTACGAAAGTACCGTTCGCCCGACGCTTGCGCTGTACAACTCGCCGGACGACATTGACGCTCTCGTGAGGGCGCTGAAGACGTTCGCATAA
- a CDS encoding family 2A encapsulin nanocompartment shell protein, translating to MANEATEKKTGINALGAKAAYNLANVTKTKPQFGALTPKWLTKFLEFKGLETGLFRVNKVVEGETPLDVLCSQTKKTDIIPEGYVEYETEPREYKLNSISTIINVNTAIEDVYSSPYDQVQEQLGLAIESLRERQESLLINNDDYGLLKNVADSQRIQPLRADGRPTPDDLDELISKVWKEPSFFLAHPRAIAAFERECTRRGVPPVVVDIAGGKFLTWRGIPLVPTDKLLVDGVKNPKSQGGKTNILLVRTGEAKRGVIGLFQAGLKNEHSRGLSVRFRGIDNKGVASYLLSLYCSAAILADDAIAVLEDVEVGEYYDYE from the coding sequence ATGGCAAATGAAGCTACAGAAAAGAAAACCGGCATCAATGCGCTTGGCGCAAAGGCTGCCTACAACCTGGCGAACGTCACCAAGACCAAGCCGCAATTTGGTGCGCTGACTCCCAAGTGGCTCACCAAGTTCCTTGAATTCAAGGGTCTCGAAACGGGCCTGTTCCGCGTGAACAAGGTCGTGGAAGGCGAAACCCCGCTCGATGTTCTTTGCAGCCAGACCAAGAAGACCGACATTATTCCGGAAGGCTACGTCGAATACGAAACCGAACCGCGCGAATACAAACTGAATTCTATCTCTACGATTATCAACGTGAACACGGCCATCGAAGACGTTTACAGTTCTCCGTATGACCAGGTTCAGGAACAGCTCGGCCTCGCTATCGAATCGCTCCGCGAACGTCAGGAAAGCCTGCTCATCAACAACGACGATTACGGCCTGCTGAAGAACGTGGCTGATTCCCAGCGCATCCAGCCGCTCCGCGCCGACGGCCGCCCGACTCCGGACGATCTCGACGAACTCATTTCGAAGGTCTGGAAGGAACCGTCCTTCTTCCTCGCTCACCCGCGTGCCATTGCCGCTTTCGAACGCGAATGCACCCGCCGTGGCGTGCCGCCTGTTGTTGTCGATATCGCCGGTGGCAAGTTCCTTACCTGGCGCGGCATTCCTCTGGTCCCCACCGACAAGCTTCTCGTGGACGGCGTGAAGAATCCGAAGTCCCAGGGCGGCAAGACCAATATCTTGCTCGTGCGCACTGGCGAAGCCAAGCGCGGCGTGATTGGCCTGTTCCAGGCCGGTCTCAAGAACGAACACTCTCGTGGCCTTTCCGTGCGTTTCCGCGGTATCGACAACAAGGGCGTTGCTTCCTACCTGCTTTCCCTGTACTGCTCTGCGGCTATCCTTGCCGACGACGCCATTGCAGTTCTCGAAGACGTAGAGGTTGGCGAATACTATGATTACGAATAA
- the moeB gene encoding molybdopterin-synthase adenylyltransferase MoeB has translation MYPDAKNVLYDEGGKLRNFIQIYINGKNLTVDTLWETPLPEETEVLLLPAIAGGAPVEETQSAAVESLISDERRKEVAFDDSEVERFGKHLMLKEIGVKGQKRIKAAKVVVAGAGALGSPVIQYLAAAGVGTIKVIDFNEVSLENLQSQVLHGSRDIKRPKVASAKDKVKNINRNIELIAEKVQLDSSNILEQIDGYDLVVDCSDNYKARYLINDACALHGIPVVFGAIYQFEGQVGIFNLDGGPCYRCQFPSPPPSGLIPSCSEGGAISPLPGIVGSIQANEALKLILGIGEHLNGKLLHVDSLYLTSRILKVERNRNCPICGSNPTITDVEEIDYDELCGLKTENEIPVEGFTPEELAKKIDNGDPMTIVDVREPHERAILRFPNAIVIPIGQLARRQKELDPNKDTVFICKQGKRSILAINTLREAGYTGPLYNLKGGVDAMKDIMFSHEGAWL, from the coding sequence ATGTATCCGGATGCCAAGAACGTCCTTTACGATGAAGGCGGGAAATTGCGGAACTTTATCCAGATTTACATCAACGGCAAGAACCTGACGGTGGATACCCTCTGGGAAACGCCGCTTCCCGAAGAAACGGAAGTCTTGCTGTTGCCGGCAATCGCCGGCGGAGCGCCTGTTGAAGAAACGCAGAGCGCTGCGGTCGAAAGTCTCATTTCGGACGAGAGGCGCAAGGAAGTCGCCTTCGATGACAGCGAAGTGGAGCGCTTCGGCAAGCACCTAATGCTTAAGGAAATCGGCGTGAAGGGCCAGAAGCGCATCAAGGCCGCAAAGGTCGTTGTCGCGGGTGCAGGTGCGCTCGGGTCGCCTGTAATCCAGTACCTAGCCGCGGCGGGTGTCGGGACCATCAAGGTCATTGATTTCAACGAGGTCTCGCTCGAAAACCTGCAGAGCCAGGTGCTTCACGGTTCCCGCGATATCAAGCGCCCGAAGGTCGCCTCTGCCAAGGACAAGGTAAAAAACATCAACAGGAATATCGAACTCATCGCCGAAAAGGTGCAGCTAGATTCTTCGAATATTCTGGAACAGATTGACGGTTACGATTTGGTGGTCGACTGCTCCGACAACTACAAGGCGCGCTACCTCATTAACGATGCGTGTGCGCTGCACGGCATTCCCGTCGTGTTCGGCGCGATTTACCAGTTCGAGGGCCAGGTGGGCATTTTCAATCTGGACGGCGGACCGTGCTACCGTTGCCAATTCCCGTCGCCTCCTCCGTCGGGGCTCATTCCTTCCTGTTCCGAAGGTGGTGCGATCAGTCCGCTTCCGGGCATTGTGGGGAGCATCCAGGCCAATGAGGCGCTCAAACTGATCTTGGGTATCGGCGAGCACTTGAACGGGAAACTCCTGCATGTCGATAGCCTGTACCTGACCTCGCGAATTTTGAAGGTAGAGCGCAACAGGAACTGCCCCATTTGCGGGAGCAACCCGACCATCACCGATGTCGAGGAAATTGATTACGATGAACTTTGCGGGCTCAAGACCGAAAACGAAATTCCGGTGGAGGGCTTTACGCCCGAAGAACTCGCGAAGAAGATTGACAATGGCGACCCGATGACTATCGTGGACGTGCGCGAACCCCATGAACGGGCGATTTTGCGCTTCCCGAACGCCATCGTGATTCCCATCGGGCAGTTGGCCCGCAGGCAAAAAGAACTGGACCCGAATAAGGATACGGTTTTCATCTGCAAGCAGGGCAAACGCAGTATTCTCGCCATCAACACCTTGCGCGAGGCGGGCTACACGGGGCCGCTCTACAACCTTAAAGGCGGCGTCGATGCTATGAAGGACATCATGTTCTCGCACGAAGGCGCATGGCTGTAA
- a CDS encoding Mov34/MPN/PAD-1 family protein: MSWRQRIAEEARQSYPHECCGILLGKNAPDGKFEVTEIRALPNRIQGEGRGTHFEADSLFLYQVEREIEGSGLEIVGFYHSHPDYEAIPSREDAENMVPGLVYVIISVTGEGVVDIRSYKNDIKC, encoded by the coding sequence ATGAGCTGGCGGCAACGTATTGCAGAAGAAGCCCGGCAAAGTTATCCGCACGAATGTTGCGGAATTTTGCTCGGGAAAAACGCCCCGGATGGCAAGTTCGAGGTGACGGAAATACGTGCTTTGCCTAACCGGATTCAGGGGGAGGGGAGAGGGACGCATTTCGAGGCGGACTCTCTCTTTCTTTACCAGGTGGAGCGGGAAATCGAGGGAAGCGGGCTTGAAATAGTCGGTTTCTACCATTCGCACCCCGATTATGAGGCAATCCCGTCTAGGGAAGATGCCGAAAACATGGTCCCAGGGCTTGTTTATGTGATAATTTCGGTGACAGGAGAGGGAGTTGTCGATATCAGAAGTTATAAAAATGATATCAAATGCTGA
- a CDS encoding 4Fe-4S binding protein: MATDYATLKKGGWMRQKQKNNFSLRVRVVGGNLTATQLAKIAEVADKYGEGYAHLTSRQSVEIPFIKLENVEDVKAALAEGGVEPGVCGPRVRTITACQGEAVCPSGCIDTYALAKELDDRYFARELPHKFKFGVTGCQNNCLKAEENDVGIKGAIKVKWLEDKCIGCGLCAKTCRKGAIKVENKKVIFDESQCNFCGRCYKSCPTDAWEDTHGYIVSFGGLFGNSINKGETIIPFIEDKQKLLDICDAAITFFAENAKPGERFKYTIDRIGRDVFAKKILDASV, from the coding sequence ATGGCAACGGATTATGCAACTCTTAAAAAGGGCGGTTGGATGCGCCAGAAGCAGAAGAACAACTTCTCGCTTCGCGTGCGCGTCGTGGGCGGAAACCTGACCGCCACCCAACTCGCTAAAATCGCGGAAGTCGCCGACAAGTACGGTGAAGGCTACGCTCATTTGACCTCCAGGCAGAGCGTCGAAATCCCGTTCATCAAGCTGGAAAACGTGGAGGACGTGAAGGCGGCCTTGGCCGAAGGCGGCGTGGAACCGGGCGTTTGCGGACCGCGCGTGCGTACCATTACGGCGTGCCAGGGTGAAGCCGTTTGCCCGAGCGGATGTATCGATACCTACGCGCTTGCCAAGGAACTCGATGACCGCTATTTTGCCCGTGAACTCCCGCACAAGTTCAAGTTCGGCGTGACCGGTTGCCAGAACAACTGCCTCAAGGCCGAAGAAAACGACGTGGGCATCAAGGGTGCCATCAAGGTCAAGTGGCTCGAGGACAAGTGCATCGGCTGCGGGCTCTGCGCAAAGACTTGCCGCAAGGGAGCCATCAAGGTCGAAAACAAGAAGGTCATCTTCGACGAATCGCAGTGCAATTTCTGCGGTCGCTGCTACAAGTCTTGCCCGACGGACGCTTGGGAAGATACCCACGGCTACATCGTGTCCTTCGGCGGTCTTTTCGGCAACAGCATCAACAAGGGCGAAACAATTATCCCCTTCATCGAAGACAAGCAAAAGTTGCTCGATATCTGCGATGCGGCCATTACGTTCTTCGCCGAGAACGCGAAGCCCGGTGAACGCTTCAAGTACACTATCGACCGCATCGGTCGTGACGTATTTGCGAAGAAAATCCTGGATGCGAGCGTGTAG
- a CDS encoding O-acetylhomoserine aminocarboxypropyltransferase/cysteine synthase family protein gives MEFNTALLHQNFGSDRCSGSTLAPIYQVSAFSQDSAEKLEAVFNNKAPGFAYTRIANPTNDSFERRIASLEKGIGAVACSSGMAAVTISLLNILHAGDEVIASAGLFGGTIDLFHDLEAFGITTRFVTEVTAESVREQLNEKTKAVFTELIGNPKLNVVDLKAVADAAHEGGVPFIVDSTTATPYLVHPFDFGADIVVHSSSKYINGSGSAISGLIVDSGKFPWDYARYKGLEEYRRFGKFAYIAKLRNGIWRNVGCCVAPQTSFLNSLGLETLGLRMDRLCSNALQLSEFLQGFDDISVNYPALKSSPYYDLVQKQLGGRGGAILTIDAGTKERAFKLINGLKYATIATNIGDIRTLVIHPESTIFTHSSKEQKEHAGIFEGTIRVSIGIENIEDLKEDFEQAIKNI, from the coding sequence ATGGAATTCAATACTGCTTTACTGCACCAGAATTTTGGTAGCGACCGATGTAGCGGTTCTACGCTTGCGCCGATTTACCAGGTGAGCGCTTTTTCCCAGGATTCTGCCGAAAAACTCGAAGCCGTGTTCAACAACAAGGCTCCGGGTTTTGCGTATACGCGCATCGCGAACCCCACGAACGATTCTTTTGAACGCCGCATTGCATCGCTCGAGAAGGGAATCGGCGCGGTGGCGTGCTCTTCGGGCATGGCGGCGGTGACTATCTCGCTTTTGAATATTTTGCACGCGGGCGACGAGGTAATTGCGAGCGCCGGGCTCTTTGGCGGCACTATCGACCTGTTTCATGACCTGGAGGCGTTCGGCATCACGACTCGCTTTGTTACCGAAGTGACCGCCGAAAGTGTCCGCGAACAGCTGAACGAAAAGACAAAGGCGGTATTTACCGAACTTATCGGAAACCCGAAACTGAATGTCGTTGACCTGAAGGCCGTCGCGGATGCCGCGCACGAGGGTGGCGTCCCGTTTATCGTCGATAGCACGACGGCTACGCCGTACCTTGTGCATCCCTTCGATTTCGGCGCGGATATCGTGGTGCATTCGTCTTCGAAGTACATTAACGGCAGCGGTTCTGCGATTAGCGGCCTCATTGTCGATAGCGGAAAGTTTCCATGGGATTACGCACGCTACAAGGGCCTCGAGGAATACAGGCGTTTTGGCAAGTTCGCCTACATCGCGAAATTGCGCAACGGAATCTGGCGTAATGTGGGTTGCTGCGTTGCTCCCCAGACATCTTTCCTGAATTCGCTCGGGCTCGAGACTCTCGGGCTGCGCATGGATCGCCTTTGCAGCAACGCGCTGCAACTCTCGGAATTTTTGCAGGGTTTTGATGACATTTCTGTCAACTATCCGGCCCTGAAAAGCAGTCCCTATTACGACCTGGTGCAGAAGCAACTTGGTGGCAGGGGAGGCGCAATCCTCACGATTGATGCAGGCACGAAGGAACGGGCGTTCAAGCTGATTAATGGGCTCAAGTACGCCACCATCGCCACCAACATCGGGGATATCCGCACGCTGGTGATTCACCCGGAAAGCACCATCTTTACGCACAGTTCCAAGGAACAGAAGGAACATGCGGGAATTTTCGAAGGGACGATTCGCGTGAGCATCGGTATCGAGAATATCGAGGATCTGAAGGAAGATTTTGAACAAGCGATTAAGAATATTTAA
- a CDS encoding ABC transporter ATP-binding protein, translating into MYVELKHINKHFGNFKASDDVTVGIEKGKLIGLLGPSGSGKTTILRMIAGLENPDSGEIIIDGKVINDVPASKRGIGFVFQSYALFRYMTVFDNVAFGLKIAKKPANEIKERVHELLELVGLSGLEKRYPSELSGGQRQRVAFARALAPNPQLLLLDEPFAAIDAKVRQELRSWLKGMIQKLGVTSIFVTHDQDEAIEVADEIIITNRGRIEQVGTPYEVYSNPTTAFTASFFGQPSIFKDYSNFRRFDILENAENAIVRPEFVKVTKKTEVQKYKNSAEEGVVEEVDFRGYGIELRVRVNGVLLTARRSFDQPRIEVGEIVDVFIYRMFVTQGDTATLLENKSLREPVVVI; encoded by the coding sequence ATGTACGTCGAACTCAAACATATCAACAAGCATTTCGGAAATTTCAAGGCCTCGGACGATGTGACTGTCGGCATCGAGAAAGGCAAGCTGATTGGCCTTCTGGGCCCGAGCGGTAGCGGCAAGACGACGATTCTCCGCATGATTGCGGGGCTCGAGAACCCAGACAGTGGCGAAATCATCATCGACGGGAAGGTCATCAACGATGTGCCCGCGAGCAAGCGCGGTATCGGTTTCGTGTTCCAGAGCTACGCCCTGTTCCGCTACATGACCGTCTTTGACAATGTGGCCTTCGGTTTGAAGATTGCGAAGAAGCCCGCAAATGAAATCAAGGAACGTGTCCACGAACTCTTGGAACTGGTGGGACTTTCTGGCCTTGAAAAACGCTACCCGAGCGAACTTTCGGGCGGGCAGCGCCAGCGCGTGGCCTTTGCCCGTGCGCTCGCTCCCAATCCACAGCTTCTTCTGCTCGATGAACCCTTTGCGGCAATCGATGCGAAGGTGCGCCAGGAATTGCGCAGTTGGCTCAAGGGTATGATCCAGAAACTCGGCGTCACGAGCATCTTTGTGACCCACGACCAGGACGAAGCCATTGAGGTGGCCGACGAAATCATCATCACTAACCGGGGCCGCATCGAGCAGGTGGGCACGCCGTACGAGGTTTACAGCAACCCGACAACCGCCTTTACGGCATCGTTCTTCGGCCAACCCAGCATTTTCAAGGACTATAGTAATTTTCGTCGCTTTGACATCCTCGAAAATGCGGAAAACGCGATTGTGCGCCCGGAATTTGTGAAGGTCACCAAGAAAACCGAAGTGCAGAAGTACAAGAATTCTGCAGAAGAAGGCGTCGTGGAAGAAGTGGATTTCCGCGGTTACGGTATCGAACTGCGCGTCCGCGTGAACGGGGTCTTGCTTACGGCGCGGCGCTCCTTCGACCAGCCGAGAATCGAGGTGGGCGAGATCGTGGATGTGTTCATCTACCGCATGTTCGTGACGCAGGGCGATACGGCGACCTTGCTCGAAAACAAGTCGCTGCGTGAGCCGGTTGTGGTGATTTAA